CTTTTCACTTTGTCATTTTTTTGAATTGCCAGTCTTTTCCCTTTAAACTTAAGGACTGTATTAGGAAAGTCTCTTGTCAACTTTTCTTTTGTTGTAAAATCAATTTCCTCTAATTCTTTTTTTATTTTTTCTACATCTTCAGTCTTAATAGAAAATTCATACACACCTAATTTAGAAACATTTTTAAATCCTTCATAAAAAACTTTTCCATCTTTAAATA
The nucleotide sequence above comes from Tenacibaculum singaporense. Encoded proteins:
- a CDS encoding DUF6438 domain-containing protein, with the protein product MRYIFLMLMAITLVKCSSSKNIKKEEAFLYYGKTQCLGKCPVFDMYLFKDGKVFYEGFKNVSKLGVYEFSIKTEDVEKIKKELEEIDFTTKEKLTRDFPNTVLKFKGKRLAIQKNDKVKRLIFLLEKIKI